Proteins encoded by one window of Deltaproteobacteria bacterium:
- a CDS encoding heme-copper oxidase subunit III, whose translation MTARALAARSRPVVPSALLAVALFVFTEAMLFAGLISSHIVLRGQYEGVWPPADQPRLPVAATGVATVLLLASGVTMWWAVRALDRRQPARATRLLGATLIGGAGFLAMQGYEWARLIGYGLRTADSLYGSLFYTLVGAHALHVIGAVAALAVVTRRAGRGAYARDYVGVRAVRVYWTFVVAVWPPLYALVYLW comes from the coding sequence ATGACGGCGCGCGCGCTCGCGGCACGCTCGCGGCCGGTGGTGCCCAGCGCCCTGCTGGCGGTCGCGCTGTTCGTGTTCACCGAGGCGATGCTGTTCGCGGGGCTGATCAGCTCGCACATCGTGTTGCGTGGCCAGTACGAGGGCGTGTGGCCGCCGGCCGACCAGCCGCGGCTGCCGGTGGCCGCGACCGGCGTGGCGACTGTGCTGCTCCTCGCGAGCGGCGTGACCATGTGGTGGGCCGTACGCGCCCTCGACCGCCGGCAGCCGGCGCGGGCGACCCGGCTGTTGGGCGCGACGCTGATCGGTGGCGCGGGCTTTCTCGCCATGCAGGGCTACGAGTGGGCGCGCCTCATCGGTTACGGTCTGCGCACCGCCGACAGCCTGTACGGATCGCTGTTCTACACGCTCGTCGGCGCTCACGCGCTACACGTGATCGGTGCGGTCGCGGCGCTCGCGGTCGTCACGCGCCGGGCGGGGCGGGGCGCGTATGCGCGCGACTACGTCGGCGTGCGCGCCGTCCGCGTGTATTGGACCTTTGTGGTGGCGGTATGGCCGCCGCTGTACGCTCTCGTGTACCTGTGGTGA
- a CDS encoding cytochrome oxidase subunit III, whose product MAMWWVLAGEAVIFGGLIASYLLLRMRHSEWSAYASHTVEWAGIVNTSVLLTSSYLVVLAHHAAHQGDYKKASRWLGITVLCGLVFLCIKSYEYSHEIAHGFTPTANLFWSFYFAMTGLHGLHVIAGMIALGWVALRVRKGENPQRVEYAGMYWHLVDIVWIFLFPLLYLSS is encoded by the coding sequence ATGGCGATGTGGTGGGTGCTCGCCGGCGAGGCGGTCATCTTCGGCGGGCTGATCGCGAGCTACCTGCTGTTGCGGATGCGCCACTCGGAGTGGAGCGCGTACGCGAGCCACACGGTGGAGTGGGCCGGCATCGTCAATACGAGCGTGCTGCTCACCAGCAGCTATCTCGTCGTGCTCGCGCACCACGCCGCGCACCAGGGCGACTACAAGAAGGCGTCTCGCTGGCTCGGCATCACCGTGCTGTGCGGCCTCGTCTTCCTCTGCATCAAGTCGTACGAGTACTCGCACGAGATCGCGCACGGCTTCACGCCGACCGCCAACCTGTTCTGGTCGTTTTACTTCGCGATGACCGGACTCCACGGGCTGCACGTCATCGCCGGCATGATCGCCCTCGGCTGGGTCGCGCTGCGCGTCCGTAAGGGGGAGAACCCGCAGCGGGTCGAGTATGCCGGGATGTACTGGCACTTGGTCGACATCGTGTGGATCTTCCTGTTCCCGCTTCTGTACCTGTCGTCGTAA
- a CDS encoding cytochrome c oxidase subunit I: MSHGEPTSFWRKYIFSVDHKVIGKQYMLTGLFMALVGGFLAFGLRHHLAWPDQDVPLLGALAPHQYNSVVTMHGSIMIFWVAMPLLVAGFGNYVLPIMVGADDMAFPRLNMMSYWTFFVSVVIVIASFFVPGGAAAGGWTSYPPLSDAAEMSGVNWGVNLWLLAVAVEFASFLMGGINIITTALNLRVKGLTLMRLPMFVWQQIIASIVFLLSVGPLVAGAAMLLLDRTIGSGFFAPAQGGDPLLFQHLFWFFGHPEVYVLLLPTIGIVSEVITCNARKAIYGYKMILYSTIAAGVLSFVVWAHHQFISGIDPRLATPFSLTTILISVPFAVAMFAFLATLVRGSIRFPASMLFALGFIANFFVGGVTGVILGSAAADIYFHDTYFVVAHFHYTLVPSVFFGTFAGIYHWFPKMWGRRLNETLGKLHFLGTFVFFNMVFLPQFKLGVMGHHRRIADPSLVYDFLKGGQDLQVLSTVGVIGLLLTQVLFIFNFFYSMKAGKKADRNPWQATTLEWAAPSPPPHGNFDEVPQVYRGAYEYSLPGDGPDFVPQWQADSGGRTAGGDGGSADAAGDGRATEGSASTDREEA, translated from the coding sequence ATGAGTCACGGCGAACCGACGTCGTTCTGGCGCAAGTACATCTTCAGCGTCGATCACAAGGTGATCGGCAAACAGTACATGCTCACCGGGCTGTTCATGGCCCTGGTGGGCGGGTTCCTCGCGTTCGGCCTGCGCCATCACCTGGCCTGGCCCGATCAGGACGTGCCGCTGCTCGGCGCGCTCGCGCCGCACCAGTACAACTCGGTGGTCACGATGCACGGCAGCATCATGATCTTCTGGGTCGCGATGCCGCTGCTCGTCGCCGGGTTCGGCAACTACGTGCTGCCGATCATGGTGGGCGCCGATGACATGGCGTTCCCGCGGCTCAACATGATGTCCTACTGGACGTTCTTCGTGAGCGTCGTCATCGTGATCGCGTCGTTCTTCGTCCCCGGCGGCGCGGCGGCGGGCGGCTGGACGTCCTATCCGCCGCTGTCGGATGCCGCGGAGATGAGCGGCGTCAACTGGGGCGTCAACTTGTGGCTGCTCGCGGTCGCGGTCGAGTTCGCGTCGTTCTTGATGGGCGGCATCAACATCATCACGACGGCGCTGAACTTGCGCGTCAAGGGGCTCACGCTGATGCGGCTGCCGATGTTCGTGTGGCAGCAGATCATCGCGTCGATCGTTTTTTTGCTCAGCGTCGGCCCCCTCGTCGCGGGGGCGGCGATGCTGCTGCTCGACCGCACGATCGGCTCGGGCTTTTTCGCGCCGGCGCAGGGCGGGGACCCGCTGTTGTTTCAGCACCTGTTTTGGTTCTTCGGCCACCCAGAGGTGTATGTCCTGCTGTTGCCGACCATCGGCATCGTCTCCGAGGTGATCACCTGCAACGCGCGCAAGGCGATCTACGGCTACAAGATGATCCTGTACTCGACGATCGCCGCCGGCGTGCTCAGCTTCGTCGTCTGGGCGCACCACCAGTTCATCAGCGGGATCGATCCACGGCTCGCGACGCCGTTTTCGCTCACCACGATCCTGATTTCGGTGCCGTTCGCCGTCGCGATGTTCGCGTTCCTCGCGACGCTGGTGCGCGGCTCGATCCGGTTCCCGGCGTCGATGTTGTTCGCGCTCGGGTTCATCGCCAACTTCTTCGTCGGCGGCGTCACGGGCGTCATTCTCGGGTCGGCGGCCGCCGACATCTACTTCCACGACACGTACTTCGTCGTCGCGCACTTCCACTACACGCTCGTACCGTCGGTGTTCTTCGGCACGTTCGCCGGCATCTATCACTGGTTCCCGAAGATGTGGGGCCGCCGGCTGAACGAGACGCTGGGCAAGCTGCACTTCCTGGGCACCTTCGTGTTCTTCAACATGGTGTTCCTGCCCCAGTTCAAACTGGGCGTCATGGGGCATCATCGGCGCATCGCCGACCCGTCGCTCGTCTACGACTTCCTCAAGGGCGGTCAGGATCTCCAAGTGCTGTCCACCGTGGGGGTGATCGGACTGTTGCTCACGCAGGTCCTGTTCATCTTCAACTTCTTTTACTCGATGAAGGCGGGCAAGAAGGCCGATCGCAACCCGTGGCAGGCGACCACCCTCGAGTGGGCCGCGCCGTCGCCACCGCCGCACGGCAACTTCGACGAGGTCCCGCAGGTCTACCGCGGCGCCTACGAGTATTCGCTCCCGGGCGACGGTCCCGACTTCGTGCCCCAGTGGCAAGCGGACAGCGGCGGCCGCACCGCCGGCGGCGACGGCGGCAGCGCTGACGCCGCGGGCGACGGCCGCGCGACGGAAGGCAGCGCATCCACTGACCGCGAGGAGGCGTGA
- the coxB gene encoding cytochrome c oxidase subunit II, which produces MHPHRGANSMFDDLPQNISSFGGDVDSIIRYIWWIILVWFVAAEGFLVYTLVRYRRREGRRAGWLPADTLKANAWVLAPVVLVLALDLSIEAKSHGVWHEVKGQVPQHDVLVRVTARQFAWTFTYAGPDGALDTEDDFQTGGFLYVPANKVVRFQLESTDVLHSFWIPVLRLKQDAVPGRSIRGWFKATEPGTYEIACAEICGGGHTSMRARLVVLSEDDYARWAETMAQQRHLIVEATGR; this is translated from the coding sequence TTGCACCCGCACCGCGGAGCCAACTCGATGTTTGACGACCTGCCCCAGAACATCTCCAGCTTCGGCGGCGACGTGGATTCGATCATCCGGTACATCTGGTGGATCATCCTCGTCTGGTTCGTCGCCGCCGAGGGCTTCTTGGTCTACACGCTCGTGCGCTACCGCCGCCGGGAGGGGCGGCGCGCCGGGTGGCTGCCGGCCGACACGCTCAAGGCCAACGCGTGGGTGCTCGCCCCGGTCGTGCTCGTCCTCGCGCTCGACCTGTCGATCGAGGCCAAGAGTCACGGCGTGTGGCACGAGGTCAAGGGGCAGGTGCCGCAGCACGACGTGCTCGTCCGGGTGACCGCGCGCCAGTTCGCGTGGACGTTTACCTATGCCGGGCCCGACGGTGCGCTCGACACGGAGGACGACTTCCAGACCGGCGGGTTCTTGTACGTGCCGGCCAACAAGGTCGTCCGCTTCCAGCTCGAGTCGACCGACGTGCTTCACTCGTTCTGGATCCCGGTGCTGCGGCTCAAGCAGGACGCGGTCCCGGGTCGCAGCATCCGCGGCTGGTTCAAAGCCACTGAACCCGGCACGTACGAGATCGCCTGTGCCGAGATCTGTGGCGGCGGCCACACGTCGATGCGGGCCCGCCTGGTCGTCCTGTCAGAGGACGATTACGCGCGGTGGGCCGAAACGATGGCGCAACAGCGACACCTGATCGTGGAGGCGACCGGTCGATGA